A single region of the Actinoplanes sp. SE50/110 genome encodes:
- a CDS encoding carbohydrate ABC transporter permease, which translates to MKTGRIATTLLLLGAAYCLFPVIWVVIASSKSAGELFATFTLAPSTHLFDNLADLSDYRNGLYWRWMANTALYAGVGAGVSTFISAMSGYALAKFDFPGKGLVFNVILAGVLVPGVILAIPQYLLLAKVGLTNSYWAVLLPSFISPYGIYLARIFAAAAVPGEILEASRIDGAGDWRTFVRVVLPMMRTGLVTVFLFQFVAIWNNFMLPYIMLGNDKLYPLTVGLNGLLNQGASQPSMYTSVITGALVSIVPLIALFLTLQRYWQVDLAAGGVKA; encoded by the coding sequence ATGAAGACCGGTAGGATCGCCACCACCCTGCTGCTGCTCGGCGCCGCGTACTGCCTGTTCCCGGTGATCTGGGTGGTGATCGCGTCGAGCAAGAGCGCCGGGGAGCTGTTCGCCACCTTCACCCTGGCGCCGAGCACCCACCTGTTCGACAACCTGGCCGACCTGAGCGACTACCGCAACGGGCTGTACTGGCGCTGGATGGCCAACACCGCCCTGTACGCCGGGGTCGGCGCGGGTGTCTCCACATTCATCTCGGCGATGAGCGGGTACGCGCTGGCCAAGTTCGACTTCCCGGGCAAGGGCCTCGTCTTCAACGTGATCCTGGCCGGTGTCCTGGTGCCCGGGGTCATCCTGGCCATCCCGCAGTACCTGCTGCTGGCGAAGGTGGGGCTGACCAACTCCTACTGGGCGGTGCTGCTGCCCAGCTTCATCAGCCCGTACGGCATCTACCTCGCCCGGATCTTCGCGGCCGCCGCGGTGCCCGGCGAGATCCTGGAGGCGTCCCGGATCGACGGGGCGGGCGACTGGCGCACCTTCGTCCGCGTGGTCCTGCCGATGATGCGGACCGGGCTGGTCACGGTCTTCCTGTTCCAGTTCGTCGCGATCTGGAACAACTTCATGCTTCCCTACATCATGCTGGGCAACGACAAGCTGTACCCGCTCACGGTCGGCCTGAACGGGCTGCTCAACCAGGGCGCCAGCCAGCCGTCGATGTACACCTCGGTGATCACCGGCGCGCTGGTGTCGATCGTGCCGCTGATCGCCCTGTTCCTCACTCTCCAGCGGTACTGGCAGGTCGACCTGGCCGCCGGTGGCGTCAAGGCCTAG
- a CDS encoding PadR family transcriptional regulator, with protein sequence MDTTQLLKGVLDLAVLAVLRDEDGYGYDILRRLRAAGLQDVGDASVYGTLRRLFANGFLNAYVVPSDEGPHRKYYALNAAGRAELERNGKTWHGFAVIMDDLLRDRGTA encoded by the coding sequence GTGGATACGACCCAGCTCCTCAAGGGCGTGCTGGATCTCGCGGTGCTCGCCGTGCTGCGCGACGAGGACGGCTACGGCTACGACATCCTGCGCCGGCTGCGCGCCGCCGGCCTGCAGGACGTCGGTGACGCGTCGGTCTACGGCACGCTGCGCCGGCTGTTCGCCAACGGCTTCCTGAACGCGTACGTGGTGCCCAGCGACGAGGGCCCGCACCGCAAGTACTACGCGCTGAACGCGGCCGGCCGCGCCGAGCTGGAACGCAACGGCAAGACCTGGCACGGCTTCGCCGTCATCATGGACGACCTGCTTCGCGACCGGGGGACCGCGTGA
- a CDS encoding MMPL family transporter, with translation MATLLHRLGLGAARHRIVVTVAWLLALVAVAFGAVRLSGETVNTFRIPGQESTTALDLMKQRFGDASAGATVQVVFETPAGQKITDPVIVNQVTQSVTAFGKLPGVVAVSNPFDQQNPSVSRDLSTALTTVTYGVQPSEVTDDERSAITAALAQAKTGGLIVEARGEALSNAADIGGASEGIGVIVALIVLALSYGSLVAAGMNLLTAIVGVGIGVAGITTLSGFVQLQSTTPILAVMLGLAVGIDYALFIVTRFRHELRAGRDVESAAAYAVGTAGSAVVTAGLTVVIALAGLSVVGIPFLTEMGLAASATIVVAVLVAITLVPAILGFIGKRALPRRLRDLPPTTDHLAEGRGFIRGWANTVTRKRVTSLLLAVLALAVVALPFFKMQTTLAQRSPEGSTQAKADAIIDQRFGPGVSGPLLILIDGPQAVPYAATVQKQISTLPDVALATPPRPDPKQSAALITVIPGSGAEDQKTVDLVHRIRDEVADSAGAKVYVTGQTAISIDVSQKLNAALPVYLALVVGLAFVLLVLVFRSLLVPVVGVLGFLLTIGSAFGATVAVFQWGWLSGLVNAGSTGPIISLAPIIIVGILFGLAMDYQVFLVSRMHEAHAHGASPRDAIVTGFRQAAPVVLAAATIMFAVFAAFVPQGNDTVKPIAFALAVGIAFDAFIIRMIAVPAALALLGRSAWWLPRWLRWLPELDVEGAALERREQVPV, from the coding sequence ATGGCAACGCTGCTGCACCGCCTCGGCCTCGGCGCCGCACGGCATCGCATCGTGGTCACCGTCGCCTGGTTGCTCGCCCTGGTGGCCGTGGCCTTCGGCGCGGTCAGGCTGTCCGGCGAGACCGTCAACACGTTCCGCATCCCCGGGCAGGAGTCGACCACCGCGCTCGACCTGATGAAGCAGCGGTTCGGCGACGCCTCGGCGGGCGCCACCGTGCAGGTGGTGTTCGAGACCCCGGCCGGGCAGAAGATCACCGACCCGGTGATCGTCAACCAGGTCACCCAGTCGGTCACGGCGTTCGGCAAGCTGCCCGGCGTGGTCGCCGTGAGCAACCCGTTCGACCAGCAGAACCCGTCGGTCTCGCGGGATCTGAGCACGGCGCTGACCACCGTCACGTACGGCGTGCAGCCGTCCGAGGTGACCGACGACGAGCGGTCGGCGATCACGGCGGCCCTGGCCCAGGCCAAAACCGGCGGCCTGATTGTCGAGGCGCGCGGCGAGGCGCTGAGCAACGCGGCCGACATCGGCGGCGCGTCCGAGGGCATCGGCGTGATCGTCGCGCTGATCGTGCTGGCACTCAGCTACGGCTCGCTGGTGGCGGCCGGGATGAACCTGCTGACCGCGATCGTCGGGGTGGGCATCGGCGTCGCCGGCATCACCACGTTGTCCGGTTTCGTCCAGCTGCAGTCGACCACCCCGATCCTGGCGGTGATGCTCGGCCTGGCGGTCGGCATCGACTACGCGCTGTTCATCGTCACCCGGTTCCGCCACGAGCTCCGCGCCGGCCGGGACGTCGAGTCGGCCGCGGCGTACGCGGTGGGCACCGCCGGTTCGGCCGTGGTGACCGCCGGCCTGACCGTGGTGATCGCGCTGGCCGGCCTGTCCGTGGTCGGCATCCCGTTCCTCACCGAGATGGGCCTGGCCGCCTCGGCCACCATCGTGGTCGCCGTGCTGGTGGCGATCACCCTGGTCCCGGCGATCCTGGGGTTCATCGGCAAGCGGGCGCTGCCGCGCAGGCTGCGCGACCTGCCGCCGACGACCGACCACCTGGCGGAGGGCCGCGGCTTCATCCGGGGCTGGGCGAACACCGTCACCCGCAAGCGGGTGACGAGCCTGCTGCTGGCCGTGCTCGCGCTCGCCGTGGTGGCGTTGCCGTTCTTCAAAATGCAGACCACCCTCGCTCAGCGGTCGCCGGAGGGCAGCACCCAGGCCAAAGCGGACGCCATCATCGACCAGCGGTTCGGCCCGGGCGTCAGCGGTCCGCTGCTGATCCTGATCGACGGCCCGCAGGCGGTGCCGTACGCGGCGACCGTGCAGAAGCAGATCAGCACCCTGCCGGACGTGGCCCTGGCCACCCCGCCGCGGCCTGACCCGAAGCAGTCGGCGGCACTGATCACGGTGATCCCGGGCTCGGGCGCCGAGGATCAGAAGACGGTCGACCTGGTGCACCGGATCCGGGACGAGGTGGCCGACAGTGCCGGCGCCAAGGTGTACGTGACCGGCCAGACCGCGATCAGCATCGACGTGTCGCAGAAGCTCAACGCCGCCCTCCCGGTCTACCTGGCGCTCGTCGTCGGCCTGGCGTTCGTCCTGCTGGTGCTGGTCTTCCGGTCGCTGCTGGTGCCGGTCGTCGGGGTGCTCGGCTTCCTGCTCACGATCGGTTCGGCGTTCGGCGCCACGGTCGCGGTGTTCCAGTGGGGCTGGCTGTCCGGTCTGGTCAACGCCGGCTCCACCGGCCCGATCATCAGCCTCGCGCCGATCATCATCGTCGGCATCCTGTTCGGCCTGGCGATGGACTACCAGGTGTTCCTGGTGTCGCGGATGCACGAGGCGCACGCCCACGGCGCGTCGCCGCGGGACGCGATCGTCACCGGGTTCCGGCAGGCCGCACCGGTCGTGCTGGCCGCCGCGACGATCATGTTCGCGGTCTTCGCGGCGTTCGTCCCGCAGGGCAACGACACGGTCAAGCCGATCGCGTTCGCCCTGGCGGTGGGCATCGCGTTCGACGCGTTCATCATCCGGATGATCGCGGTGCCGGCCGCGCTGGCGCTGCTCGGCCGGTCCGCCTGGTGGCTGCCGCGCTGGCTGCGCTGGCTCCCGGAACTGGACGTGGAGGGCGCGGCGCTGGAGCGCCGCGAGCAGGTCCCCGTCTGA
- a CDS encoding ABC transporter substrate-binding protein, which yields MKKTLAPLLATLTAAALLTIAACSSSDDKADDTTGTGKVALTYWSWAPNMDKVVAAWNSSHPDIQVTVNKQDGGDPAVTKLLTAIKAGSGAPDVMQAEYQKIPTLVSADALADIAKEVGGLKDRFPAATWNSVTLGSDAVYGVPQDSGPLMFFYRSDVFEKNGLTAPKTWDEYAADAQKIHKANAEQYIGTFSATDAGLFTGLAQQAGASWWGVNGQSWTVNVNDPATQKVAAYWGGLVEKGVVDNKPMYTPEWNAALNDGSQVGWVSAVWAPGVLEGSAKDTKGKWKAAPMPQWDAASPATGNWGGSATSVTSQSKHPKEAAQFVSWLNSDPAAIKLLATTANVYPAANDATAALTTPPAFFADQADFYTIAGEAAKQTRPFTYGPNVNVAYSAFNDAFGRAAESKKAAAFTASLATIQKATVDDMKNNGFTVAG from the coding sequence ATGAAGAAGACCCTTGCCCCGTTGCTGGCCACCCTGACCGCGGCGGCCCTGCTGACCATCGCCGCCTGCAGCTCGTCTGACGACAAAGCTGACGATACGACCGGCACCGGGAAGGTCGCGCTGACCTACTGGAGTTGGGCGCCGAACATGGACAAGGTCGTCGCGGCCTGGAACTCCAGCCACCCGGACATCCAGGTGACGGTCAACAAGCAGGATGGTGGCGACCCGGCCGTCACCAAGCTGCTGACCGCGATCAAGGCCGGCTCCGGCGCCCCGGACGTGATGCAGGCGGAATACCAGAAGATCCCCACTCTGGTCTCCGCCGACGCGCTCGCCGACATCGCCAAGGAGGTCGGCGGGCTCAAGGACAGGTTCCCGGCCGCCACCTGGAACAGCGTCACCCTGGGCTCGGACGCCGTCTACGGCGTCCCGCAGGACTCCGGGCCGTTGATGTTCTTCTACCGCTCGGACGTCTTCGAGAAGAATGGGCTGACCGCCCCGAAGACCTGGGACGAGTACGCCGCGGACGCCCAGAAGATCCACAAGGCGAACGCCGAGCAGTACATCGGCACCTTCTCGGCGACCGACGCGGGCCTGTTCACCGGCCTCGCCCAGCAGGCCGGCGCGTCCTGGTGGGGCGTGAACGGCCAGTCCTGGACGGTCAACGTCAACGACCCCGCCACCCAGAAGGTCGCCGCCTACTGGGGTGGCCTGGTGGAGAAGGGCGTCGTCGACAACAAGCCGATGTACACCCCGGAGTGGAACGCCGCGCTCAACGACGGCTCCCAGGTCGGCTGGGTCTCCGCGGTCTGGGCGCCGGGCGTGCTCGAGGGCAGCGCCAAGGACACCAAGGGCAAGTGGAAAGCCGCCCCGATGCCGCAGTGGGACGCCGCCAGCCCGGCGACCGGCAACTGGGGTGGCTCGGCGACCAGCGTGACCAGCCAGAGTAAGCACCCCAAGGAAGCCGCGCAGTTCGTCTCCTGGCTGAACAGCGACCCGGCCGCGATCAAGCTGCTGGCCACCACCGCCAACGTGTACCCCGCCGCGAACGACGCCACCGCCGCGCTCACCACACCGCCGGCCTTCTTCGCCGACCAGGCCGACTTCTACACGATCGCGGGTGAGGCGGCCAAGCAGACCAGGCCGTTCACCTACGGCCCGAACGTGAACGTGGCGTACTCCGCGTTCAACGACGCCTTCGGCAGGGCCGCCGAGTCGAAGAAGGCGGCCGCCTTCACCGCGTCGCTGGCCACCATCCAGAAGGCCACCGTGGACGACATGAAGAACAACGGTTTCACCGTCGCCGGCTGA
- a CDS encoding glycosyl hydrolase 53 family protein, whose amino-acid sequence MKFAALLAAALLLPPTPPHAGLAMHGADVSTLPRAQDLGAKYYDRHGHRADPYEILQRSGVNYVRLRIWNNPTSGYNNRAEVVAQAREARRHGLKVLIDFHYSDTWADPGKQFIPAAWAGHDLEQLQKDVYDYTYDVCRATRPDSVQIGNEINTGLLWPAGQVDDSDFGPLASLLKAGYTAAKACDPRTRVLIHTADAGSIDAAHWFYDGIAAQGVRWDVTALSYYCMWHGDLTNLASVLNDLRDRYGRPTVIAETAYPFTTDNHDHLANIITSAAPCDGIPASPRGQAEQLRRVQDVVRKAGGLGVFYWEPTWTAVDGNGWDPEDIQHSGDAWENMATFDFHGRINPYIRF is encoded by the coding sequence ATGAAATTCGCCGCACTACTGGCCGCCGCCCTCCTGCTCCCACCCACCCCGCCACACGCCGGCCTCGCCATGCACGGTGCCGACGTGTCCACCCTGCCCCGCGCCCAGGACCTCGGCGCGAAGTACTACGACAGGCACGGGCACCGGGCCGACCCGTACGAGATCCTCCAGCGGTCCGGGGTGAACTACGTCCGGCTGCGCATCTGGAACAACCCGACCAGCGGCTACAACAACCGGGCCGAGGTGGTGGCGCAGGCCCGCGAGGCCCGGCGGCACGGCCTCAAGGTGCTCATCGACTTCCACTACTCGGACACCTGGGCCGATCCGGGCAAGCAGTTCATCCCCGCCGCCTGGGCCGGTCACGACCTCGAACAACTGCAGAAGGACGTCTACGACTACACGTACGACGTGTGCCGGGCCACCCGGCCCGACAGCGTGCAGATCGGCAACGAGATCAACACCGGGCTGCTGTGGCCGGCCGGTCAGGTGGACGACAGCGACTTCGGCCCGCTCGCGTCGCTGCTCAAGGCCGGCTACACCGCGGCCAAGGCGTGCGATCCACGGACCCGGGTGCTGATCCACACCGCGGACGCCGGCAGCATCGACGCGGCGCACTGGTTCTACGACGGAATCGCGGCCCAGGGCGTGCGATGGGACGTCACGGCGCTGTCCTACTACTGCATGTGGCACGGGGACCTGACGAATCTGGCGTCGGTCCTCAACGACCTGCGCGACCGTTACGGCAGGCCGACGGTGATCGCCGAAACCGCCTACCCCTTCACCACCGACAACCACGACCACCTGGCGAACATCATCACCTCGGCGGCGCCGTGCGACGGGATTCCCGCGTCGCCGCGGGGACAGGCGGAGCAACTGCGCCGGGTGCAGGACGTGGTGCGCAAGGCCGGCGGGCTGGGCGTCTTCTACTGGGAGCCGACCTGGACCGCGGTCGACGGCAACGGCTGGGACCCCGAGGACATCCAGCATTCCGGAGACGCCTGGGAGAACATGGCGACCTTCGACTTCCACGGGCGGATCAACCCCTACATCCGCTTCTGA
- a CDS encoding carbohydrate ABC transporter permease — protein MSRTTSVNRTAGVPYAFLAPGLLLVTLFLAAPVAYTGYLSLRKVKVSGLGLGARSRTEVWAGLSNYARSMTDPDFLPSVYRILGYGLIVVPTMLGLALLMALLLDAGRTRPTIGAFARISIFLPYAVPAVVASVLWGFLYLPRVSPFSYALEQAGIHPPELLSSSWVLYAVANVAVWGGTGFNMIVLYTALRAVPTSLYESARIDGATEFAIAWRIKIPIVLPSLIMTFVFSLIATLQVFAEPITLKPLSNTISFTWTPLMKVYRDAFVRNDIYAAAATSVVIAVATFLLSFGFLKLVGRRAFNQED, from the coding sequence ATGTCGCGAACCACCTCAGTCAACCGCACCGCCGGCGTCCCGTACGCCTTCCTCGCGCCCGGCCTGCTGCTGGTCACCCTGTTCCTGGCCGCCCCGGTCGCCTACACCGGCTATCTGAGCCTGCGCAAGGTGAAGGTCAGCGGCCTCGGCCTGGGTGCCAGGTCACGCACCGAGGTGTGGGCCGGGCTGAGCAACTACGCCCGGTCGATGACCGACCCCGACTTCCTGCCCAGCGTCTACCGGATCCTCGGGTACGGCCTGATCGTGGTCCCCACCATGCTCGGCCTGGCGCTGCTGATGGCGCTGCTGCTGGACGCCGGGCGGACCCGGCCGACGATCGGCGCCTTCGCCCGGATCTCGATCTTCCTGCCCTACGCGGTACCGGCCGTCGTGGCGTCGGTGCTCTGGGGCTTCCTGTACCTGCCCCGGGTCAGCCCGTTCAGCTACGCGCTGGAGCAGGCCGGGATCCATCCCCCGGAGCTGCTCTCCTCGTCCTGGGTGCTGTACGCGGTCGCCAACGTCGCGGTCTGGGGCGGCACCGGCTTCAACATGATCGTCCTCTACACCGCACTGCGCGCCGTGCCGACCAGCCTGTACGAGTCGGCCCGGATCGACGGCGCCACCGAGTTCGCGATCGCCTGGCGGATCAAGATCCCGATCGTGCTGCCCTCGCTGATCATGACATTCGTCTTCTCGCTGATCGCGACGCTGCAGGTGTTCGCCGAGCCGATCACGCTGAAGCCGCTGAGCAACACGATCTCGTTCACCTGGACGCCGCTGATGAAGGTGTACCGGGACGCGTTCGTCCGCAACGACATCTACGCCGCGGCCGCCACCTCGGTGGTCATCGCGGTGGCCACCTTCCTGCTGTCCTTCGGCTTCCTCAAGCTCGTCGGCCGTCGCGCGTTCAACCAGGAGGACTGA
- a CDS encoding TetR/AcrR family transcriptional regulator produces the protein MPRPTKQQIDDEILDAAAGLFARHGFRETSVQRIADAVGYSKTGLLHRFPTKEALQAAVIERCVGQLREVAAGAAPLPTGPERDRMVITGVAQLARDQPGAVALLLSCLLAEPESEFGVALQTIGEQVAAAFGDEPFTGAALGGAGALADPVRSVRVIGALGALAVASVALRDCLTPDAVTTLVDVAYGALGHPSTL, from the coding sequence ATGCCCCGCCCCACCAAGCAGCAGATCGACGACGAGATCCTCGACGCCGCGGCCGGTCTGTTCGCCCGGCACGGTTTCCGGGAGACGTCGGTGCAGCGCATCGCCGACGCGGTGGGCTACTCCAAGACCGGCCTGCTGCACCGCTTCCCGACCAAGGAGGCGCTGCAGGCGGCCGTCATCGAGCGCTGCGTGGGGCAGCTCCGGGAGGTCGCGGCGGGCGCCGCCCCGCTGCCGACCGGTCCGGAGCGCGACCGGATGGTGATCACCGGGGTGGCCCAGCTCGCGCGGGATCAGCCCGGCGCCGTGGCGCTGCTGCTGTCCTGCCTGCTCGCCGAGCCGGAGAGCGAGTTCGGCGTGGCCCTGCAGACGATCGGCGAGCAGGTCGCCGCGGCGTTCGGCGACGAGCCGTTCACCGGTGCCGCGCTGGGCGGGGCGGGCGCGCTCGCCGACCCGGTCCGCTCGGTCCGGGTGATCGGCGCGCTCGGCGCGCTCGCGGTGGCCAGCGTCGCCCTGCGCGACTGTCTCACCCCGGACGCGGTCACCACGCTCGTCGACGTCGCCTACGGCGCGCTCGGGCACCCCTCCACCCTCTGA
- a CDS encoding glycosyl hydrolase 53 family protein, whose protein sequence is MRRSIGAAIGAVLLMLALSPTPAHAASLTMLGADVSSLQRTLDLGGRYYTAAGAQADPYDILKGAGANYLRLRVWNNPAGGYNNKAKVLQQAKAIKAKGLKLLVDFHYSDTWADPGKQYPPVAWSSHSLSRLQTDVYDYTYDVCTALKSQGTTPDSVQIGNEINVGMLWPAGKVSNNNFAPVAGLLKQGYNATKACNSGTQVMIHTADADSDANARWFYDGIKAQGVSWDVTGLSYYCMWHGTLANLYNVIADVKSRYGKPVVIVETAYMYTTANADSETNSVPGTTTCDGQAASKTGQGTEFTWIQNTARNAGAIGVFYWEPTWYAIAGNGWDPANINGTGDGWDNMAAFDATGRWNSSVKWTA, encoded by the coding sequence ATGCGCAGATCCATCGGCGCCGCCATCGGAGCGGTGCTGCTGATGCTGGCGCTCTCCCCCACCCCCGCACACGCCGCCTCGCTCACCATGCTCGGCGCGGACGTCTCGTCGCTGCAGCGGACCCTCGACCTGGGCGGCAGGTACTACACCGCGGCCGGTGCGCAGGCCGACCCGTACGACATCCTGAAAGGCGCCGGCGCCAATTACCTGCGGCTGCGCGTGTGGAACAACCCGGCCGGCGGATACAACAACAAGGCCAAAGTGCTGCAGCAGGCGAAAGCCATCAAGGCCAAGGGCCTGAAACTGCTGGTCGACTTCCACTACTCGGACACCTGGGCCGATCCCGGCAAGCAGTATCCGCCGGTGGCGTGGAGCTCGCACTCGCTCAGCCGGTTGCAGACCGACGTGTACGACTACACCTACGACGTGTGCACCGCGCTGAAGTCGCAGGGCACCACGCCGGACAGCGTGCAGATCGGCAACGAGATCAACGTCGGCATGCTGTGGCCTGCCGGAAAGGTGTCGAACAACAATTTCGCGCCGGTGGCCGGCCTGCTGAAACAGGGCTACAACGCGACCAAGGCGTGCAACAGCGGCACCCAGGTGATGATTCACACGGCCGACGCGGACAGCGACGCGAACGCGCGCTGGTTCTACGACGGCATCAAGGCGCAGGGCGTGTCCTGGGACGTCACCGGGCTTTCCTACTACTGCATGTGGCACGGCACGCTGGCCAATCTGTACAACGTGATCGCCGACGTGAAATCGCGGTACGGCAAGCCCGTGGTGATCGTCGAGACGGCGTACATGTACACCACGGCCAACGCCGACAGCGAGACGAACTCGGTGCCCGGAACGACGACCTGCGACGGGCAGGCCGCCTCGAAGACCGGGCAGGGCACCGAATTCACCTGGATCCAGAACACGGCCCGCAACGCCGGAGCGATCGGCGTCTTCTACTGGGAACCGACCTGGTATGCGATCGCCGGAAACGGCTGGGACCCGGCGAACATCAACGGCACCGGCGACGGCTGGGACAACATGGCCGCTTTCGACGCCACCGGCCGGTGGAACTCCTCGGTGAAGTGGACCGCCTGA
- a CDS encoding LacI family DNA-binding transcriptional regulator, with product MSRKRPTIRDVAREAGVSYATVSRVLNGRDWVSPEAVRSVQDAIARTGYTTNQHARSLATGRSGSIAFLLTEPQHLLFEDPNFSVLLRGVAQALSDREQTLILMIASTQQERSRTLAFLNGGHVDGVLLVSPHSGDPLLRQLVQAQVPIVACGRVLGLEEMISSVSADDRAGARSATEHLIAAGRRRIATITGPMDTSGGVDRLAGYTDALLAHDLPIDSDLIVHGDWSRETGAAAMRILLSRAPDVDAVFAASDAIAAATLPVLRDAGRAVPGDVRVVGFDDSGLAATTEPPLSTVRQPLDRISEEMVRLLVDVINGRTPLSITVPTSLVLRASSPGS from the coding sequence GTGTCGCGCAAACGCCCAACGATCCGCGATGTCGCTCGCGAGGCCGGGGTGTCCTATGCGACGGTCTCCCGGGTGCTCAACGGGCGCGACTGGGTGAGCCCGGAGGCGGTGCGCTCCGTCCAGGACGCCATCGCCCGCACCGGCTACACCACCAACCAGCACGCCCGCTCGCTGGCCACCGGCCGTTCGGGGTCGATCGCCTTCCTGCTCACCGAGCCGCAGCACCTGCTCTTCGAGGACCCGAACTTCTCGGTGCTGCTGCGCGGCGTGGCCCAGGCGCTCTCCGACCGGGAGCAGACCCTGATCCTGATGATCGCCTCCACCCAGCAGGAGCGCAGCCGCACCCTCGCGTTCCTCAACGGCGGTCACGTCGACGGCGTGCTGCTGGTCTCCCCGCACTCCGGCGACCCACTGCTCCGGCAGCTGGTGCAGGCCCAGGTCCCGATCGTGGCCTGCGGCCGGGTGCTCGGCCTGGAGGAGATGATCAGCTCGGTCTCGGCCGATGACCGGGCCGGCGCCCGCAGCGCCACCGAGCACCTGATCGCGGCCGGCCGCCGGCGGATCGCCACCATCACCGGGCCGATGGACACCTCCGGCGGTGTCGACCGGCTGGCCGGTTACACCGACGCGCTGCTGGCCCACGACCTGCCGATCGACTCGGACCTGATCGTGCACGGCGACTGGAGCCGGGAGACCGGCGCGGCCGCCATGCGCATCCTGCTGAGCCGGGCCCCGGACGTGGACGCGGTGTTCGCCGCGTCCGACGCGATCGCCGCGGCCACCCTGCCGGTGCTCCGCGACGCCGGGCGCGCGGTGCCCGGTGACGTGCGGGTGGTCGGCTTCGACGACTCCGGGCTGGCGGCCACCACCGAACCGCCGCTCAGCACGGTGCGGCAGCCGCTGGACCGGATCAGCGAGGAGATGGTCCGTCTCCTCGTCGACGTGATCAACGGCCGGACGCCGCTCTCCATCACCGTGCCCACCAGCCTCGTGCTGCGGGCTTCCTCACCGGGTTCCTGA